AATGGCAAAACAATATGCTTCCGACATAGCTCTTGAAGTAGTAAATGATGCTTTACAAATATTTGGAGGGGCTGGATACTTAAAGGGAATGGAAGTTGAAAGAGCATACAGAGATGCAAAAATTACAACTATTTATGAAGGAACAAATGAAATTCAAAGAGTTGTTATAGCTGCTCATTTAATAGGTAAACCACCTAAAACTGATGTTCCTGGATTAGTTAAAAAGAAAAAAGGACCAGTTACAGGACCTAGAAAAAATATAATATTTAAAGACGGATCTGCAAAAGAAAAAGTTGCTGCATTAGTTGCTGCATTAAAAGCAGATGGATATGATTTTACTGTTGGTATCCCTCTTGATACACCAATAGGAAAATCTGAAAGAGTTGTAAGTGCTGGTAAAGGAATTGGAGATAAAAAGAATATGAAGCTAATTGAAAACTTAGCAAAACAAGCTGGAGCTTCTATTGGTTCTTCTCGTCCAGTGGCAGAAACATTGCAATATGTACCTCTTGACCGTTATGTAGGAATGTCAGGGCAAAAATTTGTCGGAAATCTTTATATAGCTTGTGGAATTTCAGGAGCTTTACAACATTTAAAAGGAATTAAAGATGCAACAACAATAGTTGCTATAAATACAAACGCAAATGCTCCAATATTTAAGAATGCAGACTATGGAATAGTTGGAGATTTAGTAGAAATTTTACCTCTATTAACTAAGGAATTAGATAATGGAGAAGCTAAAAAAGATGCACCACCTATGAAGAAAATGAAGAGAGTTATACCTAGAGTAGTGTATAGTCCTCATGTATATGTATGTAGTGGTTGTGGACATGAATACAATCCTGATTTAGGAGATGAAGATTCTGACATCAAACCAGGAACTAGATTTAAAGATTTACCAGAAGATTGGACTTGTCCTGATTGTGGAGATCCAAAATCTGGATATATAGATGCAAAAAAATAAAAAATATAATTGAGGAGGATAAAATATGCATAATGTTAGAAATATAACTGAGGATCTTTATTGGATCGGAGCAAATGACCGTCGTCTTGCACTTTTTGAAAATATACACCCTATTCCAGAAGGAGTGTCATATAACTCATATATGTTATTAGATAAAGAAACAGTGGTTTTTGATACTGTTGATTGGTCTGTAACAAGACAATATATAGAAAATATAGAATACTTATTAAATGGTAGAGAACTTGATTATTTAGTAGTACATCATATGGAACCAGATCACTGTGCTTCAATAGAAGAATTAGCTTTTCGTTATCCAAAAATGAAAATAATTTCTTCTGAAAAAGGATTTATGTTCATGAGACAGTTTGGATACAAAAGCATAAATGGACATCAATTAATAGAAGCAAAAGAAGGAGATAAGTTTAAATTTGGTAAACATGAAATAGTATTTTTAGAAGCACCTATGGTTCACTGGCCAGAAGTGTTAGTAAGTCTTGATACAACAAATGGAGCTTTATTCTCAGCTGATGCCTTTGGTTCTTTTAAATCTCTTGATGGAAGATTATTCAATGATGAAGTAAACTGGGATAGAGATTGGTTAGATGAAGGTCGTCGTTATTTAACAAATATTGTTGGAAAATATGGTCCACATATTCAACATTTATTGAAAAAAGCAGCTCCAGTTTTAGATAAAATTAAATTTATCTGTCCATTACATGGTGTAGTTTGGAGAAATGATTTTGGATATTTAATTGATAAGTATGATAAATGGAGCAGATATGAGCCAGAAGAAAAAGGAGTATTAATTGCCTATGCTTCAATGTATGGTAATACAGAAAATGCTATTGAAATTTTAGCAAAAAAATTAGCTGAAAAAGGAATTACAAATATAAAGATGTATGATGTATCTAATACTCATGTATCATATTTGATTTCAGATTTATTCAAATATAGCCATTTAGTTATTGCATCACCTACATATAATTTAGGAATTTATCCTGTTATTCATAACTTTGTAATGGATATGAAAGCTTTAAATTTACAAAATAGGACAGTTGCAATAGTTGAAAATGGTTCTTGGGCAAGAAAATCTGGAGATTTATTACAAGAATTCTTTGAAACTCAGATAAAAGATATAACTGTTTTAAATGAAAGAGTAGGGTTAACTTCATCAGCTAATAATGTAAACCTTGATGAAATGGACACACTTGTTGATGCATTAGTTGAATCTTTAAATAAATAATATAATATAAGAAAAATAGTTCATTACTAGCCAGATTTCTTAACGGATAAAAATTAAGAATTCGCTGCAAATTCGCTAAACTCACTTCGTTCAAACACAGTGAAATTTGCTCGGCTCATTCTATTTAATTTTTATCCTAAAATCTGGAATGTAATTCACTTATTTTTCTGTATAAAAGTAGAGGAAAGACTCAGTTATTAAAACTTTGTCTTTCCTCCATTTTTATGTTAGGAAGTTATAAGTTATCTTTTTTCATCAGAATAATCTAAACTTGCAAGTCTCTTGTATTGTCTCCATCTTCTTTGAGCATCAAACATATTCTTTTCAAATAAGTCATTTGCTTCATTAGGATTTGTTTTCTTCAATGTCATATATCTAGTTTCACCCATTAAGTAATCTTGGTATAATTCCCATTTAGGTTCTTTTGAATCTAATTGTAGTGGATTTTTTCCTTCTTTTTCAAGTAATGGATTATATCTAAATATAGGCCAATAACCACATTCAGTTGCAAGTTTCATTTCAGTTTGTGATTTTGACATACCTTTTTTAATTCCATGATTGATACAAGGAGAATAAGCAATAACTATTGATGGACCATTATAGCTTTCAGCTTCTTGTATAGCTTTTAAGAATTGTTGTTGGTTAGCCCCCATAGAAACTTGTGCAACATAGATATGACCATAGCTCATGCAAATAGCAGCTAAATCTTTTTTCTTTAAAGGTTTACCAGCAGCAGCAAATTTTGCAACAGCAGCAGTAGGTGTAGCTTTAGAAGATTGTCCACCAGTATTTGAATAAACTTCTGTATCCATAACTATAACATTTATATCTTCTTTTGAAGCAAGTACATGATCAAGTCCACCATATCCTATATCATAAGCCCAACCATCTCCACCAACTATCCATTGAGATTTTTTAATTAAATATTGTTTCAAGCCTATAATATTCTTAGCATAAGTTTCGTTATTTCCTTCTAATGCAGTTAAAATTTTAGGACTTATTTCTCTTGTTTTAGCTGCATAGTTTCTATTTTCTATCCATTCACGGAATAAGCCTTGTAGTGCAGGAGTAACCTTATCCATAGAAACTTCCATAATATGTTGTATTCTATCACGAAGAGCTTCTACTCCAACATGCATACCAAAACCATATTCAGCATTATCTTCAAATAGAGATGATGCCCAAGCAGGACCTTCTCCACAACAGTTTTTAGTATAAGGTGTTGATGGTGCAGAACCACTATAAACTGATGAACATCCACTTGCATTTGCAACCATCATTCTATCTCCAAACATTTGAGAGATAACTTTTAAATAAGGTGTTTCTCCACAACCAGGACAAGCTCCATTAAATTCAAATAATGGTTGAGAGAATTGAGAACCTTTAACTGTATTAGTAGGCATCTTATCAGTTTTATATGTTACCTTACTATAAATGTATGAAGCCTTTTCATCTTCATGATTTTCTAATGCCACAGCAATAGGTTCCATATCAAGAGCCTTAGCAGGACAAACATTTGCACAAGAACCACAACCTGTACAATCAAGAGGTGTAACTTGTATTCTGTAAGTTAAACCTTCTAAGCCTTTTCCATTAGCTTTTTTTGTAGCAAATTCAACAGGAGAAGCAGCTTTTTCTTCTTCTGTTATTAAAAATGCTCTAATAGCTGCATGTGGACAAACATAAGAACATTGATTACATTCTATACATTTATCTAAATTCCATATAGGCACATTTACTGCAACTCCTCTTTTTTCAAAGGCAGCAGTACCATTTTCAAATGTTCCATCTTCTCTACCTAAGAATGCTGAAACAGGTAAATCATTTCCTTTTATAGCATTGATAGGTTCAACTATATTTTTAACAAATGAAGTTAATAATTCAGTTTTACAATTAGAAGTATCATTATTTTTATCAATCTTTTGCATAGTTTCAACTTTTAAATTTATCCAATTAGGATCAACTGGAATTTCAATTAAGCCAGAAGCACCAACATCTATTGCTTTATAGTTAAGTTGAACTACATCATCACCTTTTCTACCATAAGATTTCAAAGCATATTCTTTCATATATTTTTGTGCTTCATCATAAGGTATGATTTCAGCTAATTTAAAGAATGCTGATTGCATTATTGTATTTGTTCTTTGTCCTAAACCAATTTCTTGAGCAAGTTTAGTTGCATTAATAATATAGAATTTAGCTTCTGATTTTGCTAAATCATATTTAATATTATCTGGGATATGTTCTAAAACCTCGTCTTTATCCCAAACACAGTTTAGTAAAAATTTTCCACCTTTTTTAAGTCCTGATGTCATATCATATTGTTTTAAATAAGCTGGAACAGAGCAAGCTACAAAACTTGGACTTGATACTAAATAAGTGGATCTGATAGGTTTTTTACCAAATCTTAAATGTGATCTTGTAACTCCACCAGATTTTTTAGAGTCATAAGCAAAATAACCTTGGGCATACAAATCAGTTTTATCTCCAATTATTTTTATTGAGTTCTTATTTGCTCCAACTGTTCCATCTGCTCCAAGTCCAAAGAATAGACAAGCCTTAGTAGATGGGTCAGCCACATTTAGTCTTTCTCCTATTTCAAGAGATGTAAAAGTAACATCATCTATAATACCTATTGTAAAGTTTGTTTTAGGTTTATCTTGAGCTAAATTATCAAATACTGCTTTTATTTGAGCAGGAGTTGTATCCTTAGAAGATAAACCATATCTACCTCCAACTATTATTGGAGCATTTTCTTTATCATAGAATATTGATTTTACATCTAAAAGTAAAGGTTCTCCTGGAGCTCCTTGTTCCTTAGATCTTTCTAAAACTGCTATCTTTTTAACAGTTTTAGGTAAAACATTAAAGAAGTATTTTTCTGAGAAAGGTCTATATAGATGAACAGTTATAAGCCCAACTTTTTCACCTTTTGCAACTAAATAATCAACAGTTTCTTCTGCGGTTTGGCAAACAGATGCCATAGCAACTATAACTCTATCAGCATCAGCAGCACCTCTATATTTAAAAGGTTTATACTCTCTACCAGTTTCTTTTGAAATTTCTTCCATATAGTGAGCAGCTATATCTGGCACAGCATCATAAAATTTGTTTTGAGCTTCTCTTGTTTGGAAGTATATATCATCATTTTGAGCAGTTCCTCTTGTAACAGGATGTTCAGGATTTAAGGCTCTATCTCTAAATTTTTGAATTTCATCATAGTCAACTAATTTTTTACAAACATCATAGTCCATAAGCTCAATTTTTTGAATTTCATGTGAAGTTCTAAATCCATCAAAGAAATGAAGAACAGGCACTCTTGATTTAATTGCAGTTAAATGAGCAATAGTTCCCATATCCATAACTTCTTGAACAGAACCACTAGCCATCATAGTGAAACCAGTTTGTCTAGTTGCATACACATCTTGGTGATCACCAAAAATTGAAAGAGCTTGAACTGATAAAGAACGAGCAGACACATGAATAACACCAGGAAGTAACTCACCAGCAATTTTATACATATTAGGAACTTTTAAAAGCAATCCTTGAGAAGCTGTATAAGTAGTAGTTAGAGCACCAGCTTCCAATGAACCGTGGACAGTTCCAGCAGCTCCACCTTCTGATTGCATTTCAACTAATTTAACAGGAACATCAAAAATATTTTTCATTCCCTTAGCAGCCCATTCATCAACATATTCAGCCATAGGAGAAGACGGTGTAATTGGATAAATACCTGCAACTTCCGTAAAAGCATAAGAAGCATAAGCTGCAGCTTGGTTTCCGTCCATTGTTTGCATAACTTTTTTCATTTTGTAATCCTCCTCAATTCTACATATATAGTTTTAATTTCTTTTTTATAATTGTATTATAATACAAAGTTTATTTTTTTTCTACATTTTTATCTAATATACTTAATGCTTTTTTACTTATTTGAGGAACAAATATGTAAATTAATGTGAAAACTCCTAACAATAATTGATACCATAACAAAGGTATTAATTGTGTAGGGGCAACTTTATCTCCTGCAAATCCTAAAAGTATTAACATTTGAGCACCATAAGGTATTAATCCTTGAAATATACAAGAGAAAATATCAAGGATAGCTGCACTTTCTCTTAAATCTACATTATTCTTTTCAGAAATCTTTTTAGAAATTCCACCAGTTATTATAATGGCAACAGTATTATTTGCAACAGCTATATCAGCTAATGAAACTAAAAGTCCCACACCAACTTTTGCACTTTTTTTACCAACTATAAATTTTTGTACAGTATCTATAACCCATTGTATTCCACCTTGTCTTGTTACCATTTGAGCCATTCCACCAGTTAAAAGTGAAAGTATAAAAATTTCTGTCATATTTGTAAAACCATTATAGATTTCTTTTCCATAACCTAATAAAGTGAAATCTCCATAGATAAATCCAATTATTCCTGAAAGTAAAATTCCTGACGTTAAAACAACAAAAACATTTACACCAGCAAGTGCCATTACAAGTACAAAAATGTAAGGAAAAACTTTTACTAAATTGTAATCATAATTCATAGCTTCTGGAACAACATCAGGTCTAGCAAAGAAGAATAACAAAATTATTGTAAGTATAGCTGCTGGTAGAGCTATATATAAGTTTATTCTAAATTTATCTTTCATTTCAACACCTTGTGTTTTAGTTGCTGCTATTGTAGTGTCAGAAATTACTGATAGGTTATCTCCAAACATTGCTCCACCCATTACAGCTGCTAAAATCAAAGCCATAGGAACTCCACTTTTTTCTCCAAGTCCAACTGCTATTGGTCCAAGTGCAACTATTGAACCAACTGATGTCCCAGTTGCTGTTGATATAAAAGCTCCTATTATAAATAATCCAACTGCTATATAATGTGGAGGAATATAAGTTATTCCAAGATTAACTGTTGAATCAACTCCACCCATAGCTTTTGAAACTACTGCAAAAGCTCCTGCCAACAGATAAATAATACACATTGTGATTATATCTGGATGTCCACAACCTTCAAGAAAAGTGTTAAATTTTTCTTGTATAGTTCCTTTAAATATTATAAATGCAACAATTATTCCAGCAAAAGCTGCCACAGGACCAGGTAGTTGATAAAAGGCTAATTCTACTCCCTTGATGTTTAAAAAAATACCTGTTCCTAAGTAAAGCAAAATAAATACTATAAATGGTACTAATCCTTTAAAACTCGCTTTGATATTTTCATTATTTTCCATATATAAACCTCTCTCATTTCATTAATAAGTTCAAAATCTAATATATATTGTAAAGGGGCTACAGTAATAGAATGTAAGTAAAAAATAAGTGAATTACATTCTAAATTTTAGTTTAAAAATTGAAGCAAATGAGCCGAGCAAATCTCAGCTTGTTTGAGCTGACTTGTCAGCAAGTTTGCTGAATTTGCAGCGAATGTCAATTTTTAAACGTTAAGAAATTTAGCTAGTAATGAACTATTTTTTACTTCATTTATTAATTTTAATTTCCCTTTAAGCAAGTAAGAATTTAAGATAAATAATAAAATTAGATTTTTTCTAATCCTTGTTCCAAATCAGCTATAATATCTTCAACATTTTCAAGTCCGACTGATAATCTTACTAATCCATCAGTTATTCCTGCTGCTTCTCTTTCTTCTTTTGTATAAGGAGAATGTGTCATAGAAGCTGGGTGTTGAATAAGAGTTTCAGTATCCCCTAATGAAACTGCTAATGAACATAATTTTAAATTATTTAATAAAGTTTTACCTGCTTCAAAACCACCTTTTAGTTCAAATGAAATCATAGCTCCAAAATCTTTCATTTGTTTTTTTGCTATTTCATAACCAGGATGGCTTTCAAGTCCAGGATAATAAACTTTTTCAACTTTTGGATGTTTATTTAAGAAATCTGCAATAGTTCTTGCATTTTTACAGTGTCTTTCCATACGAATTTCAAATGTTTTTAATCCTCTTATAATGTAATATGCTTCTTGAGGTCCTAAAACAGCTCCTGTCATATCTTTTAAACCAACAAAACGAATTTGATCAGCAAGTTCTTTATTTGTTACAACAAGCCCTGCTATAACATCACCATGTCCATTCAAATATTTAGTTGCAGAGTGTACAACAACATCTACACCTAATTTTAAAGGTTTTTGCATATATGGAGTTGCAAAAGTATTGTCTACTATAACCAAAGTATTTGGATTTGTATGAGCAACTTTACATACACCTTCTAAGTCAACTATTTTTAAATTTGGATTAGCAGGTGTTTCAAGATAAACAACTCTTGTATTTTCTTTCATAGCTTTTTTAACTTCATCTAAGTTAGAAGTGTCAACAAAAGTAACTTCAACTCCAAATTTTGTAAGTCCATGATTCATCAAAGCAAAAGTACAACCATATAAAGTCTTATCTGTAACAACATGGTCTCCAGCCTTCAAAACAGTCCATAATGTTGAAGAGATAGCCCCCATACCAGATGACATAGCTATTCCAGCTTCTCCTTCTTCAAGAGCAGCAATTTTGTTTTCTAATACTGTTGTTGTAGGATTTCCAAGTCTTGTGTAAATATATCCAGCTTCTTCAAGAGCAAATCTTCTTCCTCCTTGTTCTGCTGAATCAAATATAAAAGTAGAAGTTTGATATATTGGCATTGCAAGAGTTCCATATAAATTTTTTAAAGTTCCTGCATGTATCGCTGTTGTTCCTAAACCAAGTTTTTTCATTTCCATAAAAATTCCTCCTAGTATATTTAATGTTTTTATATTATAATATTAACATAAAGCGATTTATAAATAAATTATTTATACTAAAAACTGTCATAGTACACTGTAAAGGAGTAAAGTTATGCAAAAGAAATTGATAAGAAATTCGGACGTTACAATTTCAACCCAACTTTATGAAATGTTGAGACAGAATATTTTAGAAAATAAATGGAAAGAAAATGATAAATTCTATTCTGTTAGACAAATTTCAATAAAGTACGAAGTAAACTTAAATACAGTTTTAAAAGTTATACAGATGCTTGAAGAAGAAGGATATTTATATAGTGTAAAAGGGAAAGGTTGTTTTGTAAAAAAAGGATATAATCTTGATATAGGTAAAAGAATGACACCTATTTTAAATACTTTTCGTTTTGGACAAAATTCAAAAGATACAGAGATTGATTTTTCAAATGGAGGACCACCCAAAGAATATTTTCCAATTCAAGAATATAAAGAAATTATAAATGAGATATTATCAGATGAAATAAAAAGTAAATATCTTATGGCATATCAAAATATTCAAGGTTTGGAGAGTTTAAGAGAAACTTTGGTTGATTTTATTAGAAAATATGGAATAAGAAGAGAAAAGGACGATATAATTATTTGTTCAGGAACTCAAATAGCATTGGAACTTATAAGTACAGCATTTGGGATATCACCTAAGAAAACAGTTCTCTTATCTGATCCAACTTATCAGAATGCAGTTAATATCTTAAAAAGTTATTGTAATATAGAAAATATTGATATGAAAGATGACGGTTGGGATATGAAAGAATTTGAAGATTTGTTAAAAAGACAAAAAATAGATTTTGTATATATAATGACAAATTTTCAAAACCCAACTGGAATAAGTTGGTCTTTTGAAAAAAAGAGAAAAATGATAGAATTATCATTAAAGTATGATTTCTATATAATAGAAGATGAATGTTTTTCAGATTTCTATTATAATTCAAGAGAATGTCCAAAATCTTTAAAAGCCTTGGATAAATATGAAAGAGTATTTTTTATTAAAACATTTTCAAAAATTGTTATGCCGGCTCTAGCATTAACTATGTTAATTCCCCCTAAAAAATATATAGACAGTTTTAGTTTAAATAAATATTTTATTGATACTACAACCTCTGGCATAAACCAAAAATTTTTAGAAATTTTTATAAAAAAAGGTTTTTTGGATAAACATTTAGAAAAATTGAGATTGAATTTAAAAAAGAAAATGGAGTATATGATAAGTGAACTTCAAAAAATAAAGCACTTAGAAATAATGCATATACCAAAGGGAGGATTTTTTATCTGGGTGAATTTAGCAAACTATATAAATAGTGAAAAATTTTACTATAAATGTCGTTTAAGAGGACTTTCTATACTACCAGGATTTATTTTTTATTCATCAACAGAGGAGGTAACTTCTAAAATTAGAATAAGTATAGTTCCTTCAACAATAAAAGAAATGAAAAGAGGGCTTGAGATTATTCAAGATGTTTTAAATAATTGTGATTTTAAATTAAACTAAAATTAAAAAAGCTATCAAAGAATAAGTTGAATTTTTCTTGAAATAATATTAAATAATATTTAAATAAAACTACTGCGACGTCCTATAATGTTGAAGGAGCATTTTGGAGCTACTGAAACATTATAGGCTGTCAAGTAGTCAATATTTATTAATAACAAATTTATATTACTTTCTTTCAAGAAAAATTAGCCATTTAAGTTTGTAATAACCTTTTAATATTTTAATTTATTTTAGATTTAATTCTTACTATTTCATAACCTTTTTCTTCAAAAGCCTGAGTTAATTTTTGTATATGTTCACTTCCATTAGTTTCAACAGTAATTTGTAATTCTATATCTTTAAATCTTGATAAATTTTTAAATTGATTATGTTCAAGTTTTACAACATTAGCTCCTTGTTGTGCTATTAAATCTACAACCTTTGCTAATTCACCTGGTTTATCAGGAATATTTACAGAAAAATTAAAAATCCTATCTCTTCTGATAAGCCCTTTATTAATCATAGAAGAAATCATTAAAACATCTATATTTCCACCACTTACGACAGATACTACTTTTTTATTTTTTTCTTTAAGTTTCTTTAAAGCTGCTAAGGACAAAATACCTGAATTTTCTGCAATAATTTTATGTTTTTCTACCAATAATAGAAATGCTTCCATCAATTCATAATCTGAGACTGTTATAATTTCATCTACATATTTTTTTATATATTCAAAAGTTATATTGCCAATTTTTTTTACAGCAGTTCCATCAGCTATGGTATTTGCTTCTTTAAGTTCAACCACTTTATCTTCTTTTATAGCTTCATAAGCTGAGGCAGCTCCATCTGGTTCAACACCAATAATTTTTATTTCAGGTTTTAATATTTTTGCAGCACAAGCTATACCAGAGATTAAACCTCCACCACCAATAGGTACGAGAATTATATCAGTTTCTGGGAGTTCTTCTAAAATTTCTAAAGCTATTGTTCCTTGTCCATATATAACATCTTCATCGTCAAAAGGATGAACAAATATATATCCTTCTTTTTCTTCTAATTCCTTAGCTTTTTTAAAAGCATCATCATAGACATCACCATGTAGAACTACTTCTGCACCATATTGTTTAGTTGATTCAACTTTTATAAGAGGTGTAGACTTAGGCATCACAATCACAGCTTTTATTCCAGATTCTTTAGCACCATAGGCAACTCCTTGAGCATGGTTTCCAGCAGATGAAGCAATAACACCCTTTTTCTTTTCTTCATCACTTAAATTAGTAATTTTATTGTATGCTCCTCTTATTTTAAAAGAACCTGTCTTTTGTAAATTTTCTGGTTTGATGTAAACTTCATTTCCAGCTTCCTTTGAAAATATAGGACTTTGAATCAAACTCGTTTTTAAAAGTACTTTTGATAATTTTTCCTTAGCAGTGATAAAATCTTGTATCTTACTCATAATTCCTCCTTAATAGTTTAAATTTTAAATAATAAAAATAATTTTTTGACTCTTATCTTTTTAAATTATATATCTATCTGCTAAGGATGTCAATTTTATATATCGTATTAAAATAATATAATATATTCTTATATAATAAAATGTATATAAATATTGTTCAAATTTTTATTATAAATGTAAAGAAAAATTAAAAAATATTTTTTATTATGTAAGCATTAATTTATATCCTTATTAGAAAGGGCCATAATTTATGCTAGTAGCAATCATACAAGCAATTATTCCAATTATTATCCAAAGTAAAAAAAGTTTTCCAAACCATTTCATCCATTTTCCCCATGAAACACCAGCTATTGCTAAACCAGCCATAAGAGAGGCACTGGTAGGAGTAAATAGATTAGTTATTCCATCTCCCATTTGAAAAGCTAATACAGCTGTTTGTCTTGTAATACCAATTACATCAGCAATGGGAATCATAATTGGCATAGTTACAACTGCTTGACCTGAACCAGAAGGGATTAAAATATTTATTATTGATTATACTATAAACATCGATGGAGCTTTTATTAGGTTAGGGAGTCCATTTAGCAAATAAGTAGCAAAGTGGACAATAACATCTAACATTTTTCCGTCAGTCATCACTATTGTTAATGCTCTAGCAATTCCAACACATAT
This Fusobacterium animalis 7_1 DNA region includes the following protein-coding sequences:
- the ilvA gene encoding threonine ammonia-lyase gives rise to the protein MSKIQDFITAKEKLSKVLLKTSLIQSPIFSKEAGNEVYIKPENLQKTGSFKIRGAYNKITNLSDEEKKKGVIASSAGNHAQGVAYGAKESGIKAVIVMPKSTPLIKVESTKQYGAEVVLHGDVYDDAFKKAKELEEKEGYIFVHPFDDEDVIYGQGTIALEILEELPETDIILVPIGGGGLISGIACAAKILKPEIKIIGVEPDGAASAYEAIKEDKVVELKEANTIADGTAVKKIGNITFEYIKKYVDEIITVSDYELMEAFLLLVEKHKIIAENSGILSLAALKKLKEKNKKVVSVVSGGNIDVLMISSMINKGLIRRDRIFNFSVNIPDKPGELAKVVDLIAQQGANVVKLEHNQFKNLSRFKDIELQITVETNGSEHIQKLTQAFEEKGYEIVRIKSKIN
- a CDS encoding PLP-dependent aminotransferase family protein, translated to MQKKLIRNSDVTISTQLYEMLRQNILENKWKENDKFYSVRQISIKYEVNLNTVLKVIQMLEEEGYLYSVKGKGCFVKKGYNLDIGKRMTPILNTFRFGQNSKDTEIDFSNGGPPKEYFPIQEYKEIINEILSDEIKSKYLMAYQNIQGLESLRETLVDFIRKYGIRREKDDIIICSGTQIALELISTAFGISPKKTVLLSDPTYQNAVNILKSYCNIENIDMKDDGWDMKEFEDLLKRQKIDFVYIMTNFQNPTGISWSFEKKRKMIELSLKYDFYIIEDECFSDFYYNSRECPKSLKALDKYERVFFIKTFSKIVMPALALTMLIPPKKYIDSFSLNKYFIDTTTSGINQKFLEIFIKKGFLDKHLEKLRLNLKKKMEYMISELQKIKHLEIMHIPKGGFFIWVNLANYINSEKFYYKCRLRGLSILPGFIFYSSTEEVTSKIRISIVPSTIKEMKRGLEIIQDVLNNCDFKLN